One part of the Prunus persica cultivar Lovell chromosome G5, Prunus_persica_NCBIv2, whole genome shotgun sequence genome encodes these proteins:
- the LOC18776367 gene encoding E3 ubiquitin-protein ligase RHA1B produces the protein MGFPVGYTELLLPKLFIHTLSLLGLIRKLISTFFSLLGLQDFIQPDNAWADPPAPFPEFHSASAVLIREILPVVKFSDLVDPPESCAVCLYEFESEDEIRRLTNCRHIFHKGCVDRWVGYDQKTCPLCRTPFISDDMQGDFNERLWAASGIPDFYDHFYPYTDNGLDL, from the coding sequence ATGGGTTTTCCTGTGGGCTACACAGAGCTCCTCCTCCCAAAGCTCTTCAtccacactctctctcttctgggTCTCATCCGAAAACTCATCTCCACCTTCTTCTCCTTACTGGGTCTCCAAGATTTCATCCAACCAGACAATGCCTGGGCCGACCCGCCCGCCCCATTCCCCGAGTTCCACTCGGCGTCGGCGGTTctgatccgcgaaatcctgcCCGTCGTCAAGTTCTCGGACCTGGTCGACCCGCCCGAGTCGTGCGCCGTCTGCCTGTACGAGTTCGAGAGCGAGGACGAGATACGACGCCTCACGAATTGTCGTCACATCTTCCACAAAGGGTGCGTGGACCGGTGGGTCGGGTACGACCAGAAGACGTGCCCGCTGTGTCGTACGCCGTTCATATCGGACGATATGCAGGGCGATTTCAATGAGAGGCTTTGGGCGGCTTCTGGGATCCCCGATTTTTACGACCATTTTTATCCCTATACTGATAATGGTTTAGATTTGTAG